From a region of the Leptospira kmetyi serovar Malaysia str. Bejo-Iso9 genome:
- a CDS encoding DUF2141 domain-containing protein, with protein MILYKTDQSLSAKGFKIEDSKRNYAQNFLNILFLLYILFAFNGVSLPVFAQTPTGEYAIASAQLTVKVTGLRNAQGQVLISAYDRSEGFPKKPAKALRSARVKIEDGTAVVVFSLPPGEYAVAAAHDENANNELDTNLVGMPKEGVGVSNNVKGFMGPPKYDDAKFKFTANGKTIEIKINYL; from the coding sequence ATGATATTGTACAAAACGGACCAATCACTTTCGGCCAAGGGATTTAAAATCGAAGATTCAAAACGAAACTACGCACAAAATTTTTTGAATATTCTATTTTTATTATATATACTCTTCGCCTTTAACGGCGTATCGCTCCCGGTTTTCGCGCAAACTCCGACCGGAGAATACGCGATCGCATCCGCACAACTCACCGTAAAAGTCACGGGGCTTCGCAACGCTCAAGGTCAAGTTTTGATCAGCGCCTACGATCGTAGCGAGGGATTTCCTAAAAAACCGGCCAAAGCTTTGCGAAGCGCTCGGGTCAAAATCGAAGACGGAACGGCCGTCGTCGTATTTTCACTTCCGCCCGGAGAATACGCAGTCGCTGCCGCTCATGACGAAAATGCGAATAACGAGCTCGATACGAATTTGGTAGGAATGCCCAAGGAAGGAGTCGGAGTTTCGAACAACGTCAAAGGTTTCATGGGACCGCCGAAATACGACGACGCTAAGTTTAAATTTACCGCGAACGGTAAAACGATCGAGATCAAGATCAACTATCTCTAA
- a CDS encoding GNAT family N-acetyltransferase, translated as MPKSKTNTGSFQIANLLPEHREAAIELINQFFRLVNSLKLDGVFKIRPRAGTKMMDVYLKLRGTRKVLLLGGFLGEELVSVLIARTEDKPYLEEQKTLFIDLAVTKRGKQKAGYMKPLVLACEAWAKDQDFQSVELRAIAENENAVSFWKAMGYDPFYVRFRKLV; from the coding sequence ATGCCGAAATCCAAAACCAATACCGGTTCATTTCAAATCGCCAACCTTCTTCCCGAACACAGAGAAGCCGCGATCGAACTCATCAATCAATTCTTTCGTTTGGTAAATTCTCTCAAGTTGGACGGAGTTTTTAAGATTCGTCCGCGGGCCGGAACCAAGATGATGGACGTTTATCTGAAACTGAGAGGGACCAGAAAGGTTCTTTTGCTCGGCGGTTTTTTAGGCGAAGAACTCGTATCGGTCCTGATCGCCAGAACGGAAGACAAACCCTATCTGGAAGAACAAAAAACCCTTTTTATCGATCTCGCCGTCACCAAACGCGGAAAACAAAAAGCGGGATATATGAAACCTCTCGTTCTCGCCTGCGAGGCTTGGGCCAAAGATCAGGATTTCCAAAGTGTGGAACTCAGAGCGATCGCGGAAAACGAAAACGCGGTTTCTTTTTGGAAAGCGATGGGTTACGATCCTTTTTACGTTCGCTTCCGAAAATTAGTTTAG
- a CDS encoding transglutaminase family protein, with protein sequence MAEYTVKHVTRYSYQEEVSHCHNLAHMCPVTNRHQDCNDLKLHVLPGPSVSSYRKDYFGNLVYSFSVEDSHKSLEIVSESKVTTHPVDYGDLSHSPKVSEIPILLKSSHSKEDLEALEYVADSAFVSKNSLFADFALEMLDAEKPLLQAVSDYTLKFFNTFEFKSGATTIHTPPAQVLKNRKGVCQDFTHLSIAALRSLGIPCRYVSGYIETFPPPGQKKLQGSDASHAWFSVYSPGIGWVDYDPTNGKMLSEEYIFTSVGRDFADVSPLKGILFGGGKHKLKVEVDVIREYNGSRYDL encoded by the coding sequence ATGGCTGAATATACGGTGAAACACGTTACGCGATACAGCTATCAGGAAGAGGTCTCACACTGTCATAACCTGGCTCACATGTGTCCCGTGACGAATCGTCATCAGGATTGCAACGATCTTAAACTGCACGTTTTACCCGGTCCCTCCGTTTCCAGTTATCGAAAGGATTACTTCGGCAACCTGGTTTATTCTTTTTCGGTGGAGGATTCACATAAGTCCTTGGAAATCGTTTCGGAAAGTAAGGTGACGACTCATCCCGTGGATTACGGAGATTTGAGTCATTCTCCCAAGGTCTCCGAAATTCCGATTCTATTAAAATCTTCCCATTCCAAAGAGGATTTGGAAGCCTTGGAATACGTCGCCGATTCCGCTTTTGTAAGTAAGAATTCTCTCTTTGCCGACTTCGCATTGGAAATGTTGGACGCCGAGAAGCCGCTTCTCCAAGCCGTCTCCGATTATACTTTAAAGTTTTTTAATACGTTTGAATTCAAATCCGGCGCGACTACGATTCATACTCCGCCCGCGCAGGTTTTAAAAAATAGGAAGGGAGTTTGTCAGGACTTCACTCATCTTTCGATCGCCGCCTTGAGAAGTTTGGGAATTCCCTGCAGATACGTTTCCGGTTATATCGAAACCTTTCCGCCTCCGGGTCAAAAAAAGCTGCAAGGTTCGGACGCGTCCCACGCATGGTTTTCGGTTTATTCTCCCGGAATCGGTTGGGTGGATTACGATCCCACAAACGGTAAAATGTTAAGCGAAGAATATATTTTCACTTCCGTGGGTCGAGACTTTGCGGACGTATCTCCGCTCAAAGGAATTCTGTTCGGAGGCGGTAAACACAAACTCAAGGTGGAAGTGGACGTGATTCGGGAATACAACGGATCGAGATACGATCTATGA
- a CDS encoding circularly permuted type 2 ATP-grasp protein has protein sequence MVQNFMVNPSNARLNLREGYNPIPSVYDELYDGDGNLRPKYEFLINSLESLSEEELNRRKRDSLRILQENGVTYNVYEEPGAVERLWSLDLFPVLMESKEWEEVERGLIQRAELLDALFKDVYGPRKLLYDKKIPPEILFSSPDFLRQCNGFGHSTTNELCFMASDLARQENGSFVVIGDRIQAPSGSGYSLENRIVLSRIFPSIYRDSQVHRVALYFRSLRKALQSQSKIQDREPVIVLLTPGAGNETYFEHAYLAGYLGFTLAQAEDLTVRNNFVFIKTVEGLQQVDVIFRRVVDSYMDPLELKGDSLLGVPGILNVIREGNVRVANPIGSGFLENRAIHPFLSSLCRYYLSEDLILPNVRTLWMGNPESMKEVFDRPERFVFKRAVRDPLEPGVFLSSLPKNEIEEIRKKTILHPEKYVAQEIVSGSTCPVLSGDRLIQGRSVFRAFTTLSENGYMTMPGGLVRVTENVEDLIVTNQTGAISKDLWVLASEEKKDLTLLPGKTERMQIKRSGASIPSRVADNMFWMGRYAERSENQARLLREVILKMIHMEESYEKEQVQLLLQTVTHVTATYPGFLQLNLDDPLRGAKERMVAQVFSPDVAGSIQSDLNSFVRSSKSVRDRLSEDMRYILSVIETENTDKLQSYDEILEYLILLITRLASLSGLGIESMSRETGWYFMNMGKRIERASYTIRLVTSVLNLSTLYNKSMFEALLNINDIKITYRRRYRYRVEAESVLDILLFDESNPRSLAYQLRKLGEYVSYLPHSEKEEATAEERIVSEVRNRFIQEDAKRLFEYVNPSLSIVRWLNDINYQIAALSESIGSRYFRYVEEQIQLGDYNG, from the coding sequence ATGGTTCAGAATTTTATGGTCAACCCATCCAACGCCAGATTGAACTTGCGGGAAGGATACAACCCGATTCCGTCCGTTTACGACGAACTCTACGACGGAGACGGTAACCTCAGACCCAAATACGAATTCTTAATCAATTCCCTCGAATCGTTAAGCGAAGAGGAATTAAACCGAAGAAAAAGGGATTCACTCCGTATCCTTCAGGAAAACGGCGTGACATACAACGTGTACGAGGAGCCGGGCGCTGTGGAAAGGCTCTGGTCCTTGGATCTTTTTCCCGTTTTGATGGAAAGCAAAGAATGGGAAGAAGTGGAACGCGGTCTCATTCAAAGAGCGGAACTTCTCGACGCGCTTTTTAAGGACGTCTACGGTCCGAGAAAACTTCTGTATGATAAAAAAATTCCTCCCGAAATTCTTTTCAGTTCTCCCGATTTTTTAAGACAGTGCAACGGCTTCGGTCATTCGACGACCAACGAACTTTGTTTTATGGCTTCCGATCTTGCGAGACAAGAGAACGGAAGTTTTGTGGTGATCGGAGATCGAATTCAAGCTCCGAGCGGTTCGGGTTATTCACTGGAGAATCGAATCGTTCTTTCTAGAATTTTTCCTTCCATCTACCGCGATTCTCAAGTGCATCGTGTCGCTTTGTATTTTCGTTCTTTGCGAAAGGCGCTTCAGTCTCAATCCAAGATTCAGGATCGGGAACCGGTCATCGTTCTTTTAACTCCGGGCGCGGGAAACGAAACCTACTTCGAACACGCCTATCTCGCGGGTTATCTCGGTTTTACTCTGGCCCAAGCCGAAGACTTAACGGTCAGAAATAATTTCGTATTCATAAAAACCGTGGAAGGTCTTCAACAAGTCGACGTGATCTTTCGAAGGGTCGTGGATTCTTATATGGATCCTCTCGAACTCAAAGGGGATTCTCTTTTGGGCGTGCCGGGAATTTTGAACGTGATTCGGGAAGGAAACGTACGCGTAGCCAATCCGATCGGTTCGGGTTTTCTGGAGAATCGCGCGATTCATCCCTTTCTTTCCTCACTTTGCAGATATTATCTTTCCGAAGATCTGATTTTACCTAACGTAAGAACTCTTTGGATGGGAAATCCGGAATCCATGAAAGAAGTTTTTGACCGGCCCGAACGTTTCGTTTTTAAAAGAGCGGTTCGCGATCCGTTGGAGCCGGGAGTTTTTCTTTCTTCTTTACCGAAGAACGAAATCGAAGAAATCCGCAAAAAGACGATTCTTCATCCCGAAAAATACGTGGCCCAGGAAATCGTAAGCGGTTCCACTTGTCCCGTACTTTCGGGCGATCGTCTGATTCAAGGTCGTTCCGTGTTTCGCGCGTTTACTACGCTTTCCGAAAACGGTTATATGACGATGCCCGGAGGTTTGGTTCGTGTAACGGAGAACGTGGAAGATCTGATCGTAACCAATCAAACCGGTGCGATCTCGAAAGATCTTTGGGTTCTTGCTTCCGAAGAGAAAAAGGATCTCACACTTCTTCCGGGTAAAACGGAAAGAATGCAGATCAAACGTTCGGGCGCAAGTATTCCGAGCCGGGTCGCGGACAATATGTTTTGGATGGGACGTTATGCGGAACGCTCCGAGAACCAAGCGAGATTGTTACGCGAAGTGATCTTAAAAATGATTCACATGGAAGAATCGTACGAAAAGGAACAGGTCCAACTTCTTCTTCAAACCGTGACTCATGTTACCGCGACGTATCCCGGATTTTTACAACTCAATCTGGACGATCCTTTGCGCGGTGCCAAGGAAAGAATGGTTGCTCAGGTTTTTTCTCCGGACGTAGCCGGAAGCATTCAGTCGGATTTGAATTCTTTCGTTCGATCTTCGAAATCGGTTCGGGATCGATTGTCGGAGGATATGAGATACATTCTTTCCGTGATCGAAACCGAAAACACGGATAAACTTCAGTCATACGATGAAATATTAGAATATTTGATTTTACTCATAACCAGACTCGCTTCTCTTTCCGGTCTCGGAATCGAAAGTATGTCACGGGAAACCGGCTGGTATTTTATGAATATGGGTAAAAGAATCGAAAGGGCTTCTTATACGATCCGTCTCGTGACTTCGGTTCTCAATCTTTCCACGCTTTACAACAAGAGTATGTTCGAAGCCTTGTTGAACATCAACGATATCAAGATCACTTATAGAAGAAGATACAGATATAGAGTCGAAGCCGAGTCCGTTTTGGATATTCTTTTGTTCGACGAGTCCAACCCCAGATCTTTGGCGTATCAGCTTCGTAAACTGGGAGAATACGTTTCCTATCTTCCTCATTCCGAAAAGGAAGAGGCGACCGCCGAGGAAAGAATCGTCTCCGAAGTCAGAAACCGTTTTATCCAAGAGGACGCAAAACGACTTTTCGAATACGTCAATCCTTCCTTGAGCATCGTCCGTTGGCTGAACGACATCAATTATCAGATCGCCGCCTTGTCGGAGTCGATCGGCTCTCGTTATTTCCGTTACGTCGAGGAACAGATTCAACTCGGAGATTACAATGGCTGA
- a CDS encoding DUF2126 domain-containing protein, with amino-acid sequence MTIRVALTHETVYRYDRNISLSPHVIRLRPAPHCKTNIVSYSLKVEPENQFLNWQQDPFGNFQARLVFPEKTDRLSVLVDLVADMKVINPFDFFVEAYAENFPFEYEEILKYELAPYLVPSENGKLLDSYVKSLRAEGFAEPKRIIDFIVALNQKLSNDIGYIIRMEPGVQTCEESLRKRTGSCRDSSFLLVQILRRFGLAARFVSGYLIQLKADQKPLEGPKGPEKDFTDLHAWAEVFLPGAGWVGMDPTSGLLTGEGHIPLAATPEPMSAAPIFGYADPAKTEFEFRMEVERIRESPRVTLPYSETRWNDILRRGKALDHKIKDLGLSLSIGGEPTFISDADRQSPEWNHEALGEDKFELSKSLMYKLKDEFTSGSFLQFSQGKWYPGEPLPRWSIGCLWRKDGVELWKDPFLLADGPHASDSKPKAENLDPQKASETLACAICRTLGIDLSYMVPMYEDNLYYLWKEGNLPFEMEKKLSTAFDTLERQRLLKLLDKGFKKEVAFGIPVYYNYVKKEWESSVWHFKREKLFLIPGDSPAGFRIPFSSISDRFREVPYFTSIEKKEALPSRKTLDATIRKRLDSPSKTFGEKELPIQSTIVVEVREGILHVFLPPVPSTDVWVELIASVEQAVLASGLKVRIEGYESSMDERIGQFRITPDPGVIEVNLHPSTSFVELENKTRILYERAIETKLSTEKFQIDGRASGTGGGNHITLGALVPEESPFLKRPDLLRSFATYWQHHPSLSYLFSGLFIGTTSQSPRMDEGREEALYEFEIACRQVDHLESVPPWLVDRLFRNLLVDITGNTHRSEISIDKLYSPTGSTGRLGLVEFRAFEMPPHYKMSVLQQMFVLSLLCRFWEEPYKHPPIRRGTELHDKYLLPFYVWEDFKDVLKDLKSNGYPFYEEDFIPFFEFRFPEYGHVLKDQIRLELRMALEPWDVLGEEANSFGTSRAVDSALERIQVKVEGWTQGRYILSCNGYEVPLKPTGKNGEAVAGVRYKAWSPVFTLHPNLPVTNPLVFDLWDSWSGRSIGGCKYYVSHPGGRSYDTFPVNSFEAESRRINRFIDQGHTAGPTAAPKPLSHPHSPFTLDLRLAPGPGWKKKSP; translated from the coding sequence ATGACCATTCGAGTCGCTCTCACTCACGAAACCGTTTATCGGTATGATCGAAACATCTCCCTTTCTCCACACGTGATCCGACTTCGTCCGGCGCCTCATTGTAAGACGAATATCGTTTCCTATTCTCTGAAGGTGGAACCGGAGAATCAGTTTCTAAACTGGCAACAGGATCCGTTCGGCAACTTTCAGGCGAGACTCGTTTTTCCCGAAAAGACCGATCGTCTGAGCGTGTTAGTCGATCTTGTGGCCGATATGAAGGTCATCAATCCTTTCGATTTTTTCGTGGAGGCTTACGCGGAGAATTTTCCGTTCGAATATGAGGAAATTCTAAAATACGAATTGGCCCCGTATCTGGTTCCTTCCGAAAACGGAAAACTGCTCGATTCTTATGTGAAATCGCTGCGTGCGGAAGGTTTTGCGGAACCGAAAAGGATCATCGATTTTATCGTCGCGTTAAATCAAAAACTTTCAAACGACATCGGTTATATCATTCGGATGGAACCCGGGGTTCAAACCTGTGAAGAGTCTTTGCGGAAACGAACCGGGTCCTGCAGGGATTCTTCCTTTTTGCTCGTTCAAATTTTACGTCGTTTCGGTTTGGCGGCTCGTTTTGTTTCGGGTTATCTGATTCAGCTCAAGGCGGATCAAAAACCTCTCGAAGGTCCGAAGGGTCCCGAAAAAGATTTCACAGATCTTCACGCTTGGGCCGAGGTGTTTCTTCCCGGCGCGGGTTGGGTGGGAATGGATCCGACTTCGGGACTTCTTACCGGAGAAGGTCATATACCGTTAGCCGCAACACCGGAGCCGATGAGCGCGGCGCCTATCTTCGGTTATGCGGACCCCGCGAAAACCGAGTTCGAGTTTAGAATGGAAGTGGAAAGGATCCGGGAAAGTCCTCGGGTGACTCTTCCCTATTCGGAAACGAGATGGAACGATATTTTAAGAAGGGGCAAGGCCCTCGATCATAAGATCAAGGATCTGGGTTTGTCCCTTTCGATCGGCGGAGAACCCACGTTTATCTCGGACGCGGATCGTCAAAGTCCGGAATGGAATCACGAAGCCTTAGGCGAGGATAAGTTCGAACTTTCAAAAAGTTTAATGTATAAGTTGAAGGACGAATTCACGTCCGGTTCCTTTTTACAATTCTCGCAAGGAAAATGGTATCCGGGAGAACCTTTGCCGCGCTGGAGCATCGGTTGTCTTTGGAGAAAGGACGGAGTCGAACTTTGGAAAGATCCTTTTCTTTTGGCGGACGGTCCGCACGCGTCCGATTCTAAGCCCAAAGCGGAGAATTTGGATCCTCAAAAAGCCTCGGAAACTCTCGCGTGCGCGATTTGCAGAACCTTAGGCATCGATCTTTCGTATATGGTTCCCATGTACGAGGACAATCTTTATTATCTTTGGAAAGAGGGAAATCTCCCTTTTGAAATGGAGAAAAAGCTTTCCACGGCTTTCGATACGCTGGAACGTCAGCGTCTTTTGAAACTTCTCGACAAGGGTTTTAAGAAGGAAGTGGCCTTCGGTATTCCCGTATATTATAATTATGTAAAGAAGGAATGGGAGAGTTCCGTTTGGCATTTTAAAAGGGAAAAACTTTTTTTGATTCCGGGCGATTCTCCTGCCGGTTTTAGAATTCCGTTTTCTTCGATCAGCGATCGTTTTCGCGAGGTTCCTTACTTCACTTCGATCGAAAAAAAAGAGGCTCTTCCTTCGAGAAAAACTTTGGATGCGACGATTCGTAAAAGACTCGATTCTCCCTCGAAAACCTTCGGTGAAAAGGAACTTCCGATTCAGTCCACGATCGTGGTCGAGGTTCGAGAAGGAATTTTGCACGTCTTTCTTCCTCCGGTTCCTTCCACAGATGTTTGGGTCGAGTTGATCGCAAGCGTGGAACAGGCGGTTCTCGCTTCGGGCTTAAAGGTTCGGATCGAAGGATACGAGTCTTCCATGGACGAAAGAATCGGACAGTTTAGAATCACACCCGATCCCGGTGTGATCGAAGTCAATCTGCATCCGTCCACGTCCTTCGTGGAGCTGGAAAACAAAACAAGAATTCTGTACGAAAGGGCGATCGAAACAAAACTGAGCACGGAAAAGTTTCAGATCGACGGAAGGGCTTCCGGAACCGGGGGCGGGAATCATATCACGTTAGGCGCTCTTGTTCCCGAAGAAAGTCCTTTTTTAAAACGACCGGATCTGCTTCGAAGTTTTGCGACGTATTGGCAACATCATCCTTCTTTGTCTTATCTTTTTTCGGGACTTTTTATCGGAACCACTTCCCAGTCTCCACGTATGGACGAGGGCAGGGAAGAAGCGTTGTACGAATTCGAAATCGCTTGCAGACAAGTCGATCATTTGGAAAGCGTTCCGCCTTGGCTCGTGGATCGTCTTTTTCGAAATCTTCTCGTGGATATCACAGGCAATACGCATCGATCCGAGATTTCCATCGATAAACTGTATTCTCCCACGGGATCGACCGGGCGTTTGGGGCTCGTGGAATTCAGAGCTTTCGAGATGCCCCCTCACTACAAGATGAGTGTTCTGCAACAAATGTTCGTCTTATCCTTATTGTGCAGATTTTGGGAAGAACCTTACAAACATCCCCCGATCCGAAGAGGAACGGAGCTGCACGACAAATACCTTCTTCCTTTTTACGTTTGGGAGGACTTTAAGGACGTGTTGAAGGATTTAAAATCAAACGGTTATCCGTTTTACGAGGAAGACTTTATTCCATTTTTTGAATTTAGATTTCCTGAATATGGTCACGTTCTCAAGGATCAGATCCGTCTCGAGTTGAGAATGGCTTTGGAACCTTGGGACGTTCTCGGAGAAGAGGCGAATTCGTTCGGAACTTCCCGAGCCGTAGATTCCGCGTTGGAAAGAATTCAAGTGAAGGTGGAAGGATGGACGCAGGGAAGATATATTCTTTCGTGCAACGGTTACGAGGTTCCATTGAAACCGACGGGAAAAAACGGAGAAGCGGTCGCGGGCGTTCGTTATAAGGCTTGGTCCCCCGTTTTTACGTTACATCCGAATCTTCCGGTCACAAATCCTCTCGTCTTCGATCTTTGGGATTCTTGGAGCGGAAGGTCGATCGGAGGTTGTAAGTATTACGTTTCTCATCCGGGAGGAAGATCATACGATACCTTTCCCGTAAATTCTTTCGAAGCGGAAAGCAGAAGAATCAATCGGTTTATCGATCAAGGTCATACGGCCGGACCGACGGCGGCTCCGAAACCTTTGTCGCATCCCCATTCTCCGTTTACCTTGGATCTGCGTCTTGCGCCGGGCCCCGGCTGGAAAAAAAAGTCTCCGTAA
- a CDS encoding alpha-E domain-containing protein: protein MLSRVAESVYWMNRYMERAENYSRFIDVNFQLSLDLNEDVNRQWMPLVFTTGDNELFQKKYSEPSKENVIHFMTFDTENPNSILNCLIRSRENARTIRENISTPMWEVMNEFYLTFKSKKHFTDTDLSVLSEFFKSIRNQCLLFYGCQEATIARDEVWYFAQLGRYLERADKTARILDMKYFILLPSHDVGSNLDLIQWLSLLKSTSAHEMFNRIYQKITPKNIAEFLILDRQFPRAVRFSLRKIFDSLKVLSGTDPDEYSCEAEKRVGVLLSELSYTSVEEIFNSGMHEYLDKLQLQINGIHDRIDERYFRF from the coding sequence ATGCTGAGCAGAGTGGCTGAGTCCGTGTACTGGATGAATCGGTATATGGAGAGGGCGGAGAATTATTCCCGCTTTATCGACGTTAACTTTCAATTATCCTTGGACTTGAACGAAGACGTGAACCGTCAGTGGATGCCTCTCGTATTCACAACGGGCGACAACGAACTCTTTCAGAAAAAATATTCGGAACCTTCGAAGGAGAACGTGATTCACTTCATGACCTTCGATACGGAGAATCCGAATTCGATTCTGAACTGTTTGATCCGTTCGAGAGAGAACGCAAGAACCATCCGCGAAAACATTTCCACTCCGATGTGGGAAGTGATGAACGAATTCTATCTTACGTTTAAGAGCAAAAAACATTTTACCGATACGGATCTTTCCGTGTTGAGCGAATTCTTTAAGTCGATCCGCAATCAATGTCTTCTGTTTTACGGTTGTCAGGAAGCGACGATCGCAAGGGACGAGGTTTGGTATTTCGCGCAACTCGGAAGATATCTGGAACGCGCCGATAAAACCGCGAGAATTCTCGACATGAAATACTTCATCCTTCTTCCTTCGCACGACGTGGGTTCCAATCTGGATCTGATCCAGTGGCTTTCGCTTTTGAAATCCACGAGCGCGCACGAGATGTTCAATCGAATCTATCAAAAGATAACTCCGAAAAACATCGCGGAGTTTTTGATTCTCGACAGACAATTTCCGAGAGCGGTCCGTTTTTCTCTTCGAAAAATTTTCGACAGCTTAAAAGTTTTGAGCGGCACCGATCCGGACGAATATTCCTGCGAAGCGGAAAAGAGAGTGGGTGTTTTGTTATCCGAACTCAGTTACACTTCCGTGGAGGAAATTTTCAACTCGGGGATGCACGAGTATTTGGATAAACTTCAACTGCAGATCAACGGGATTCACGACCGGATCGACGAACGTTATTTTCGATTTTAA
- a CDS encoding circularly permuted type 2 ATP-grasp protein, with amino-acid sequence MLLNNYETESFYDEMFFPEGGIRQSYDFLKSRIETMDDRELVRRKSSAEKALLSLGITFNVYGDEEEEERIMPFDIIPRIITSHEWRKLEEGLKQRTRALNLFINDIYHDEKIIKDGVVPAEYVYSSAGYLKECKGINPPQGTWIHISGTDLVRNGDGTVHVLEDNLRCPSGVSYVLENREVMKKTFPELFASLNVRPTYDYPIRLRGMLEYMSGKSNPSIAVLTPGIYNSAYYEHSFLAQKMGVPLVEGSDLVVKDDKVYMRTTRGLKVVDVIYRRIDDSFLDPLVFNKDSLLGVPGIFEAYKKGNVALVNAPGAGVADDKVLYTFVPAMIKYYLGEEPIIPNVPTYLCSNDQDRKYVKENISNLVVKAANGAGGYGMLIGSRSSKKEQKEFCELIDKSPRNYIAQPVLSLSRVPTLIEDKLEGRHVDLRPFILYGEDIYVMPGGLTRVALRKGSLVVNSSQGGGSKDTWVMGEG; translated from the coding sequence ATGCTTCTGAATAACTACGAGACGGAATCTTTTTACGACGAAATGTTTTTTCCCGAGGGCGGGATCCGACAAAGTTATGATTTTCTAAAATCGAGAATCGAAACGATGGACGATCGGGAATTGGTTCGCCGAAAGTCGAGCGCGGAAAAAGCACTTCTTTCGCTCGGCATCACGTTCAATGTTTACGGCGACGAAGAGGAAGAAGAAAGAATCATGCCTTTCGATATCATTCCTCGGATCATCACTTCTCACGAATGGAGAAAGCTGGAAGAAGGTTTGAAACAAAGAACCAGGGCTTTGAATCTTTTTATCAACGATATTTATCACGATGAAAAGATCATCAAGGACGGAGTTGTTCCCGCCGAGTACGTTTATTCTTCCGCGGGTTATTTAAAAGAATGTAAAGGAATCAATCCTCCTCAAGGAACTTGGATTCATATTTCGGGAACGGATTTGGTTCGCAACGGAGACGGAACCGTTCACGTTTTGGAAGACAATCTCAGATGTCCTTCCGGCGTTTCTTACGTATTAGAAAATCGTGAAGTGATGAAGAAGACGTTCCCCGAACTTTTCGCGAGTTTAAACGTACGTCCTACATACGATTATCCGATTCGCCTTCGAGGCATGCTCGAATACATGAGCGGCAAGTCCAATCCTTCCATTGCGGTTTTAACTCCGGGGATCTACAATTCGGCTTATTACGAACATTCTTTCCTGGCTCAGAAGATGGGAGTTCCTCTCGTGGAAGGAAGCGATCTCGTCGTGAAGGACGACAAGGTTTATATGAGAACCACAAGAGGTTTGAAAGTCGTCGACGTGATTTATAGAAGGATCGACGATTCTTTCTTGGATCCTCTCGTGTTTAACAAGGATTCTCTTCTGGGTGTTCCCGGTATTTTCGAAGCGTATAAAAAAGGAAACGTGGCTCTCGTAAACGCTCCGGGGGCCGGTGTTGCGGACGATAAGGTTTTATACACGTTCGTTCCCGCGATGATAAAATATTATCTCGGTGAGGAACCGATCATTCCGAACGTTCCCACTTATCTTTGTTCGAACGATCAGGATCGTAAATACGTTAAGGAGAATATCTCCAACCTCGTAGTAAAAGCGGCGAACGGCGCGGGCGGTTACGGTATGCTCATCGGTTCCCGCTCGAGCAAGAAGGAACAAAAAGAATTTTGCGAACTCATCGATAAAAGTCCCAGAAACTATATCGCACAGCCAGTCCTCAGTCTTTCCAGAGTTCCCACTTTGATCGAAGACAAGTTGGAAGGAAGACACGTGGATCTTAGACCATTCATTCTTTACGGCGAAGACATCTATGTCATGCCGGGCGGTTTGACTCGCGTCGCTTTGAGAAAAGGTTCTCTCGTGGTCAATTCTTCCCAAGGCGGCGGTTCGAAAGATACCTGGGTTATGGGCGAAGGCTAA